From the genome of Corallococcus macrosporus DSM 14697:
GACGGGGCCCTGGACGTTGATGCCCAGCTTGTCCCACGTCTTGGGGCCCACGATGCCGTCCGCCGTCAGGCCGCGGGACTGCTGGAAGGCCTTCACCGCCGACAGCGTCTTGGGGCCGAACACGCCGTCCGCCGTGCCCGACGAGAACCCCAACTGGTTGAGCCGCTGCTGGAGCGCCCGCACCGGCTCGCCCCGCGCGCCATTGCGCAGCGTGGGGCCCGAGCCACCGCTGACCCCCGCCGAGTTGAGGGCCTGCCACGTCTTGGGCCCGACGACGCCGTCCACCTGGAGCCCTCGGGCGCGCTGGAAGGACTGCACCGCCGACTGTGTCTTGGGACCGAACACGCCGTCCGCCGCGCCCGGGTTGAAACCCGCGGCCTTGAGCTTGTTCTGGAGCGTCGTCACCGCCGCGCCCCGCGCGCCGTTGCGCAGCGTGGGGGTCGCGCCCGCCGAGCTGAGGGCGCCCCTCGTCTTGGGCCCGGCGATGCCGTCCACCTGGAGCCCACGCGCGCGCTGAAAGGCCTGCACCGCCGCCAGCGTCTTGGGGCCGAACACGCCATCCGAGGCGCCCGGGTTGAAGCCCGCGGCCCGGAGCTGGTTCTGGAGCGTCGTCACGGCCGCGCCGCGCGCACCCATGCGCAACGTGGGCGAGGCAGAGCGGGACGCGCTGCTGGACGCAGCCGCGGAGGAGCGGGCAATGGCTACCATGGGGGACTCTTCCCTTGTGAAGAAGAATGGAGTTGGACCCATTTTCCCAGCCGCTCAAAGAAAGTTGCCTCGGATTGCGTCAAAAGCGCGTTTCAATCCTGTCACGCGCCTGGGTTGAGCTGCGTTTCGTGGCGTGACGGAAAAGTTGCATCAAGGTGGCATGGGTTGGATGGGGGTCGTGGCATTCATTCCCGCGGAAATCTTCCAATGGAATGCAGTCCTTGCCTTCCCGCCCGGGGCTTCGGGCGTGCTCGTGCAGTCCAGAAGTCCGCGGATGGCGGCACGGATGGCGCAGCCGGCCAAGTCGGTCTCCTGAGGCGTCTGGTTTGTCATTGCCCGCGCGGACGCTGGCCGCGTTCCGGCGGCGGGCTCCCCGCGCATGACGCTGTTCGTTCAATCCGATGGGAGGACGTTCATGGCGAATATGACCGATGCGCGCGCAGGCTGGTGGCCACGGCCACCCGTGACGCGTCCGGCGCGCGCTGAGCCACGTCCATGTTCCCCGAGGCCGTTGGCGGCTTCGCCCACGGCGCCACGGGCATGGGCTGGGCGCTCGCGCGGCTGGCGCTGAGCGGCGCCGGCACCCCGGCGGAGCGGCAGGCGTGGCTCGACCTGGCGCACGCGGCCTTCGACTACGAGGAGTCGCTCTTCCATCCGGACGTGGGCGGTTGGCGGGACGCGCGCAGCGGCGTGGGCGCGCGCTTCCTCCCCAACGGGTGTCATGGCAGCACGGGCATCGGGCTGGCGGCGTGTGACCTGCACGCCCGCACCGGCGCCGCGCGTCACCTGGACGTGGCGCGCCGGGCCGCCGCCGCCGGACTGCGCGAGGGCTTCGGCTGGAGCCACACGCTCTGCCATGGCGACCTGGGGCCGTGGGAGCTGCTGGAGCGGTGGCGCCGCATCGGCCCCGAGGCGCTGGGCGCGGACCGGGACGGCTGGGACGCCGCCATCCTCTCCGGCCTGGAGGAGCGGGGGCCGGTGGGCGGATGGTCTCGGGATGCCTTCACCCCCGGGTTGATGCCCGGCATCGCCGGAATCCTCCACCTCCTGCTGGAGCTGCATCCGGAGAGCAGGCTCGCCACACCCCTGCTGCTGAGCCTGCGCGAGGAGGCACCCGGGCCTCCGTCCGGGCGCCAGGCGGGCCCCCCGAAAACCGCCTGGAGGCCCGTTTCATAGAGAAAATCTAGGTCTCCTGAAGGAACAACCTTGGGAAGTGGTCCCCTGTGAAGCTGTTCTAGTCCCGCCGGGGCATGAAGTGGCCGACGAAGCTTGCATTCGTTCCGCGCTGCTGAATGTTGTCCCCAAGGTTTTTTCTAGGGAGAGAGGGTCATGAAGGGAAGCTTCGCCAAGCGCATCACGTTGTTCGTCCTGACCAACCTCGCGGTGCTCGCGATGCTGGCCATCGTCGGGCGGATCATCGGGGTGGAGAACCTGCTGGCCCGCCAGGGCGTGGGACTGAACCTGCCGGGCCTGCTCATCATGGCGGCGGTGATGGGGTTCGGTGGTTCCATCATCTCGCTGCTCCTGTCCAAGCCGATGGCGAAGTGGAGCACCGGGGCGCAGGTCATCAAGCAGCCCCGCACGGAGGCCGAGCAGTGGCTGGTGGAGACGGTGCACCGGCTGTCGCGGGACGCGGGCATCGGCAGGCCGGAGGTGGCCATCTACGACAGCCCGGACATGAACGCCTTCGCCACGGGCGCCAACCGCAACAACGCCCTGGTGGCGGTGTCCACCGGCCTGCTGCATGGCATGCGGCGGGACGAGGTGGAGGCCGTGCTCGGCCACGAGGTCGCCCACGTGGCCAACGGTGACATGGTGACGCTCACGCTGCTGCAGGGCGTGCTCAACACCTTCGTCATCTTCCTGAGCCGCGTGGTGGGCTTCTTCGTGGACCGCTTCCTCAGCCGCTCCGAGGACGGCGAGGAGAGCGGCGGCACGGGGCCGGCCTACTTCCTCACCAGCATCGTGCTTCAGATTGTGTTTGGCATTGGCGCCAGCATCATCGTGGCCTGGTACAGCCGCCGGCGTGAGTTCCGCGCGGACGATGGCGGCGCCAGGCTGGTGGACCCGGGCGCCATGGCGCGCGCGCTGGACCGGCTGCGCCGGCAGCAGGGCGAGCCGGCCATGCTGCCGTCCAACATGCAGGCGTTCGGCATCCGCGGTGGCGGGATGATGGCGCTCTTCTCCAGCCACCCGCCGCTCGAGCTGCGCATCCAGCGCCTGGTGGACGGGAGCTGGAAGCGCTGACGCGAGCGCTGGGCGTGCCCCCGGCACATGTCACGAGCGTGTGACATGTGCCGGGCTGTTTGGTGACACAGGGCGCGCGCCTGTGACGGTGCGGCAACAACGGGGCCCGGTTCGTTGCAGTGGTCCATCCCGTCTTGTAACGGGAGCGCAAACTCGAGCCCGGGCGCTCTGTGCGCGCCCCGTTGGCAGTCTCGCGCCGTCATGACCCTCCCTGCATCGTTCCGCGCTGTTCTCCAGGCAATGCTGTCCGGCTCCGCGCTGCTGCTGGCGCCCCTCGCGTCCGCGCAGCAGGACGCGGCCGCGCCGCCGGCCTCCAGTGAGCCTCCTTCCGAGCCGGTGCCGGTGCCGGTGCCCGAGGGCGCGAAGCCCGAGCCCGCGAAGGCCGAGCCGGCCGAGAAGAAGGAGCGGGCCTGGTACGAGCGCATCCGCATCCGTGGCTACTCGCAGGTCCGT
Proteins encoded in this window:
- a CDS encoding peptidoglycan-binding protein, which gives rise to MVAIARSSAAASSSASRSASPTLRMGARGAAVTTLQNQLRAAGFNPGASDGVFGPKTLAAVQAFQRARGLQVDGIAGPKTRGALSSAGATPTLRNGARGAAVTTLQNKLKAAGFNPGAADGVFGPKTQSAVQSFQRARGLQVDGVVGPKTWQALNSAGVSGGSGPTLRNGARGEPVRALQQRLNQLGFSSGTADGVFGPKTLSAVKAFQQSRGLTADGIVGPKTWDKLGINVQGPVTNPGGGGGGRVVTGYVNGQPRRISLSPVPNGKEMRTDAAAAFNRMHAAARAQGITLKVNSGFRSMAEQEALYRAYKNGTGNLAAPPGYSNHQGGIAVDINTGGTGTSTYRWLANNARNFGFVRTVPSEPWHWEYRP
- a CDS encoding lanthionine synthetase LanC family protein → MFPEAVGGFAHGATGMGWALARLALSGAGTPAERQAWLDLAHAAFDYEESLFHPDVGGWRDARSGVGARFLPNGCHGSTGIGLAACDLHARTGAARHLDVARRAAAAGLREGFGWSHTLCHGDLGPWELLERWRRIGPEALGADRDGWDAAILSGLEERGPVGGWSRDAFTPGLMPGIAGILHLLLELHPESRLATPLLLSLREEAPGPPSGRQAGPPKTAWRPVS
- the htpX gene encoding protease HtpX, producing MKGSFAKRITLFVLTNLAVLAMLAIVGRIIGVENLLARQGVGLNLPGLLIMAAVMGFGGSIISLLLSKPMAKWSTGAQVIKQPRTEAEQWLVETVHRLSRDAGIGRPEVAIYDSPDMNAFATGANRNNALVAVSTGLLHGMRRDEVEAVLGHEVAHVANGDMVTLTLLQGVLNTFVIFLSRVVGFFVDRFLSRSEDGEESGGTGPAYFLTSIVLQIVFGIGASIIVAWYSRRREFRADDGGARLVDPGAMARALDRLRRQQGEPAMLPSNMQAFGIRGGGMMALFSSHPPLELRIQRLVDGSWKR